One window of the Syntrophorhabdales bacterium genome contains the following:
- a CDS encoding tetratricopeptide repeat protein — MKYKLLALFFCVFLVLYLYLAYLNPEHIDFYVGGGRSYSTSVANFVTISFVAGVLISVILGFFSDAGRAISSWRAGKEVRRREEFKDALERARLYELKGEREKAIDHVNKLIRSAPALEDAYLLAADLHLGAKEYDKAGEILRLAEANLGKRESILFKMVRVDLATKDVVRVQKDLKDILSVNESSLKAMGIMRDLHVCNKEWGQALELEKKLRKYIKNEEETRRYLGIRYEKLKESFEQQGGRGLEATGKELRDILNEDKRFIPAYLLLADVYRKTGKLNDAGRVYGRGYSKTGHIIFLLKMEDLYIARGEPAVILKIYRKILDMGPGNRFIMFLYAKLCLRLEMIDEAMDTLNTLLASEGEFPGLHRAMAEAYIDRGELESAVDEFRKAFPIEHAYVPFVCSKCQSHKETWQDFCESCFSWNTITVKQEGLFQEQSPVLRAVYEQGLEGEL, encoded by the coding sequence ATGAAATATAAGCTCCTGGCCCTGTTCTTTTGCGTCTTTCTGGTATTGTACCTCTACCTCGCGTACCTGAATCCCGAGCATATCGATTTTTATGTGGGAGGCGGAAGATCCTACAGCACTTCCGTTGCAAATTTCGTGACCATTTCTTTTGTGGCCGGCGTACTGATATCCGTAATACTCGGTTTCTTCTCAGACGCGGGAAGGGCTATATCTTCATGGAGGGCTGGCAAGGAGGTCCGGAGGCGCGAAGAATTTAAGGATGCTCTGGAGCGGGCAAGGTTATATGAGCTTAAAGGAGAGCGGGAAAAAGCGATTGATCACGTGAACAAGCTCATCAGGTCGGCTCCTGCTCTTGAGGACGCGTACCTCCTCGCTGCTGATCTACACCTGGGCGCGAAAGAGTATGACAAAGCGGGGGAGATTCTGAGGCTGGCAGAGGCGAATTTAGGCAAACGGGAGTCGATCCTCTTCAAGATGGTACGGGTTGACCTTGCCACCAAAGATGTGGTGCGGGTGCAGAAAGATTTGAAAGATATCCTCAGCGTTAACGAATCGAGCCTCAAGGCGATGGGCATCATGCGCGACCTTCACGTATGTAACAAGGAGTGGGGCCAGGCACTGGAACTGGAAAAGAAGCTGAGGAAGTATATAAAGAACGAGGAGGAAACGAGGCGCTACCTGGGCATCAGGTACGAGAAACTTAAGGAAAGCTTCGAGCAACAGGGGGGGAGGGGGCTTGAAGCCACAGGTAAAGAACTGCGCGATATTCTCAACGAGGACAAAAGGTTCATACCTGCGTATCTCCTTCTTGCCGACGTCTACAGGAAAACGGGGAAGCTTAATGACGCGGGAAGAGTCTATGGAAGGGGATATTCCAAGACTGGGCATATTATCTTTCTCCTGAAAATGGAAGATCTCTACATAGCCCGGGGCGAACCGGCCGTCATTCTGAAGATCTATCGCAAGATACTCGACATGGGGCCGGGAAATCGTTTCATAATGTTCCTCTACGCAAAACTTTGTCTTCGTCTCGAAATGATTGACGAGGCGATGGACACGCTGAATACCCTCTTAGCCTCAGAGGGCGAATTCCCGGGGCTCCACCGGGCGATGGCCGAGGCTTATATAGACAGGGGCGAGTTGGAGAGCGCCGTAGACGAATTTCGGAAAGCGTTCCCCATCGAGCACGCCTACGTGCCATTCGTCTGTTCAAAGTGCCAGTCACACAAAGAAACCTGGCAGGATTTCTGTGAGAGTTGTTTCAGCTGGAACACCATTACGGTCAAGCAAGAAGGCCTGTTTCAAGAGCAGAGCCCGGTCCTCAGGGCAGTCTACGAACAGGGACTGGAAGGCGAGTTGTGA
- a CDS encoding ComF family protein — translation MFDHLRSAVRIIYPQSCGGCGSNGSIICHACINLFRRVEAESACPYCGRSVGIPDVCGTCMENHPPFERGYYGFYFEGPLREALLSFKFRNRKDVGRYLIHLLDTELKALCEKFDVIVPLPVTEKRLKERGFNQCYVMAEEIARVTGKPLVSASLYKRRETKDQYTLSREERRKNVRGVFAVRKTEAINLKRVLLVDDLMTTGNTLSEASRALLSAKAKGVIVFALARTP, via the coding sequence GTGTTTGATCATTTACGATCGGCTGTCCGGATCATATATCCGCAGTCCTGCGGCGGCTGCGGCTCGAATGGCAGCATCATATGTCATGCCTGCATAAATCTTTTTCGCCGTGTTGAGGCCGAATCTGCCTGTCCGTACTGCGGCAGAAGCGTGGGCATTCCTGACGTGTGCGGGACATGCATGGAGAACCACCCTCCTTTCGAGCGAGGTTACTACGGCTTCTATTTTGAGGGTCCGCTGCGCGAGGCCCTTCTTTCTTTCAAGTTTAGAAATCGCAAGGACGTCGGCCGTTACCTCATCCACCTTCTCGATACGGAGCTGAAGGCGTTGTGCGAGAAGTTTGACGTGATCGTACCGCTTCCGGTGACTGAAAAGAGGCTGAAGGAAAGGGGCTTCAATCAATGTTACGTGATGGCTGAGGAGATCGCACGTGTCACCGGCAAACCTCTTGTCTCCGCTTCCCTGTACAAACGGAGGGAGACGAAAGACCAGTACACGCTCTCCAGGGAAGAACGAAGAAAGAACGTAAGGGGCGTGTTCGCGGTTCGAAAGACCGAAGCAATCAACCTCAAACGGGTGCTGCTGGTAGACGATCTGATGACCACGGGAAATACGCTCTCTGAGGCATCGCGCGCATTGCTTTCTGCGAAGGCGAAAGGCGTGATTGTGTTTGCCCTTGCAAGGACGCCGTGA
- a CDS encoding Rossmann-like and DUF2520 domain-containing protein, with protein sequence MNIGIIGAGKVGIALGHVLQNKGFAVVAVASRREESLELARKYIPGKCVYTKDATDVVREADVIAVTTQDRQIHAVATELFQRMDKLDQKLFFHTSGAHPAAELSPLEQKGAMLGSLHPLQTFPDVNSGIVALPRTYIFIEGDERAMPVLDLLASTIGFKALRIESRNKVLYHLSAVFVCNLLSALMHTGEGIAKRIGIELTPFFPIIETTLRNIENKGPLLSLTGPVVRGDAETVLSHLKAIQGMEPQESVYRLLSRVALEMAGERKTLTREEMEKLESVLKKQ encoded by the coding sequence ATGAATATAGGGATAATAGGGGCCGGGAAGGTTGGGATAGCCCTTGGTCACGTGCTACAGAACAAGGGATTCGCCGTTGTCGCTGTCGCATCGAGGAGAGAAGAGTCCCTGGAGCTTGCGCGAAAGTATATTCCGGGAAAATGCGTCTACACAAAGGATGCAACGGACGTGGTGCGAGAGGCAGATGTGATCGCGGTAACCACTCAGGATCGGCAGATCCATGCAGTGGCTACGGAGCTTTTTCAGAGAATGGATAAGCTTGATCAGAAACTTTTCTTCCACACGAGCGGCGCCCATCCAGCGGCTGAGCTTTCTCCGCTTGAACAAAAAGGCGCGATGCTTGGCTCTCTCCATCCGCTCCAGACTTTTCCTGACGTGAATAGCGGCATCGTGGCCCTTCCCAGGACGTATATCTTCATCGAGGGAGACGAAAGGGCCATGCCGGTCCTCGACCTCCTTGCGTCCACGATCGGCTTTAAAGCGCTGAGGATCGAAAGTAGAAACAAGGTCCTTTATCACCTTTCAGCGGTTTTCGTGTGCAACCTGCTCAGTGCGCTCATGCACACGGGCGAGGGCATCGCAAAACGCATCGGCATAGAGTTGACTCCCTTTTTCCCTATCATCGAGACAACGCTGCGGAATATCGAAAACAAGGGCCCTCTTCTTTCACTGACAGGCCCTGTTGTGCGGGGCGACGCGGAAACCGTACTGTCCCACTTGAAAGCTATACAGGGCATGGAGCCCCAGGAGTCTGTCTACAGGTTGCTCTCGAGGGTGGCTTTGGAGATGGCCGGCGAGAGAAAGACCTTAACGCGGGAAGAGATGGAAAAACTGGAAAGCGTGCTGAAAAAGCAGTGA
- the surE gene encoding 5'/3'-nucleotidase SurE, with the protein MLILLSNDDGIDSEGLIALKEELSHIHDVWAIAPERERTCVGHAITLHKPLRLREHAPRLFSTNGTPADAILLGVKGVLPGKPDLVISGINKGPNMGQDVTYSGTVAAAKEAALMEIPSMAVSLNGRKDFLFGEASRVIRELVEKLSAHSLPPQTFLNVNIPNLLRENVRGFMVTRLGKRIYNGKVVERVDPRGGKYYWIGGDGDGFEPIAGTDLLAVSQGYVSITPLQCDMTTYAAMDAFKKILHHPV; encoded by the coding sequence TTGTTAATTCTCTTGTCAAACGATGACGGCATTGATTCAGAAGGGCTCATTGCGCTTAAGGAGGAGCTCTCGCATATTCATGACGTGTGGGCGATAGCCCCTGAACGGGAGCGCACGTGTGTGGGCCACGCGATTACCCTTCACAAACCCCTGCGACTGAGAGAGCATGCTCCTCGTCTGTTCTCCACAAACGGTACTCCGGCAGACGCCATACTCCTCGGTGTTAAAGGCGTGCTTCCTGGCAAACCGGATCTTGTCATTTCCGGAATCAACAAGGGACCGAACATGGGGCAGGACGTGACCTACTCGGGAACGGTCGCAGCTGCCAAGGAAGCGGCACTCATGGAAATTCCTTCTATGGCGGTCTCGCTGAACGGACGAAAGGATTTTCTTTTTGGCGAGGCAAGCCGGGTGATACGAGAACTGGTGGAAAAGTTGTCGGCGCACAGTCTCCCTCCGCAGACCTTTTTGAACGTTAACATCCCGAATTTACTGAGAGAGAACGTCAGGGGTTTTATGGTGACAAGGCTCGGCAAAAGGATATATAATGGTAAGGTAGTCGAGAGGGTAGACCCCAGAGGTGGCAAGTATTACTGGATCGGAGGAGACGGTGACGGATTCGAACCGATCGCAGGTACAGACTTGCTCGCTGTTTCCCAAGGGTATGTCTCGATCACTCCTCTGCAGTGCGACATGACGACCTATGCGGCTATGGACGCGTTCAAGAAAATATTGCATCATCCCGTATAG
- the miaB gene encoding tRNA (N6-isopentenyl adenosine(37)-C2)-methylthiotransferase MiaB, protein MKYYIENFGCQMNEHDVEKIGTLLHVAGYEKVREAALADVVIVNTCCVREKAEQKFYSLMGRLKNLKKRKGTLLGVTGCIAQLEKEELAERIPFIDFSLGPSSIHLVKEAIDSSARSRRFLDFSDNGCQTSLHVRPTTEAGSIKAYVTIMKGCDNYCSYCVVPYVRGREKSRQSSDVLAEIRDLAAKGIKEVTLLGQNVNSYNKGNGDLTFPELLSMVNEIDGIERIRFVTSHPKDLSSELIDSFGRLEKLCEHIHLPFQSGSDKVLGLMNRGYTVHEYVEKLERLKARCNNIAVTADCIVGFPGESEKDFEETLALVRNVRFDGLFSFCYSPRKFTRAASLPESVPREESMRRLQMLQAVQKLITREKNRELEGTKVEILVEGTSKNSPAELTGRTRTNRIVNFKGTRGLMGELLEVEIVKGYANSLKGAPQKEVHDA, encoded by the coding sequence GTGAAGTACTACATAGAAAATTTTGGATGCCAGATGAATGAGCACGATGTTGAGAAGATTGGCACGCTTCTCCACGTCGCTGGTTACGAGAAGGTGCGCGAAGCAGCCCTGGCCGATGTGGTCATCGTCAACACATGCTGTGTGAGAGAGAAAGCCGAGCAAAAATTTTATAGCCTCATGGGCCGCCTGAAAAACCTGAAAAAGAGAAAAGGGACCTTGCTCGGTGTGACCGGTTGCATTGCGCAGCTGGAAAAGGAGGAACTGGCGGAGAGAATCCCGTTCATCGATTTCAGTCTGGGCCCGTCGAGCATACATCTGGTGAAAGAAGCCATTGATTCAAGCGCCCGGAGCCGGCGTTTTCTTGATTTTTCCGACAACGGCTGTCAGACATCGCTGCACGTGAGGCCAACAACTGAGGCCGGTTCGATCAAGGCGTATGTAACAATCATGAAGGGCTGCGACAACTACTGCAGCTATTGCGTTGTTCCCTATGTGCGCGGACGGGAGAAGAGCAGGCAGAGTTCAGACGTCCTGGCAGAGATCAGAGACCTGGCTGCCAAAGGAATAAAGGAAGTGACCCTGCTTGGTCAGAACGTGAACTCGTATAACAAGGGGAACGGGGATCTTACCTTCCCCGAACTCCTCTCGATGGTGAATGAGATCGACGGGATAGAACGGATACGTTTTGTTACATCGCATCCGAAAGACCTTTCAAGTGAGCTGATCGATTCTTTCGGAAGGCTTGAGAAACTCTGCGAGCATATTCACCTGCCGTTTCAGTCAGGCTCCGACAAGGTGCTCGGGTTGATGAACCGCGGTTACACGGTTCACGAGTATGTTGAAAAACTGGAACGCCTCAAGGCTCGTTGCAATAACATCGCGGTCACAGCAGATTGTATTGTAGGGTTTCCAGGCGAAAGCGAGAAGGACTTCGAAGAGACCCTGGCGCTCGTCAGGAACGTGCGCTTTGACGGACTCTTTTCCTTCTGTTATTCCCCGAGGAAATTTACCCGCGCTGCATCTCTGCCGGAAAGCGTACCCCGGGAAGAATCGATGAGGCGCTTGCAAATGTTGCAGGCAGTGCAGAAACTAATAACGCGGGAAAAGAACAGGGAACTGGAGGGTACCAAGGTAGAGATTCTGGTGGAGGGAACTAGCAAGAACTCGCCTGCGGAACTCACCGGCAGAACAAGAACTAACAGGATCGTCAATTTCAAAGGTACCCGGGGTCTTATGGGCGAGTTGCTGGAGGTCGAGATCGTGAAGGGCTATGCTAATTCACTTAAAGGGGCCCCACAAAAGGAGGTACATGATGCTTAA
- a CDS encoding bifunctional nuclease family protein, translating into MMLKEMKVAGITVDPFTNTPIVILKDLDEKDVLPIWIGLLEASSIATALENIQTPRPMTHDLLKNVLDSLGAKVVKIEVNDLRDNTYFALIHMDVNGKRMVIDARPSDAIALALRVSASIFVEESVIKKSAKIDLTKKEDKIVVDASDWEDVLENLSPDDFGKYKM; encoded by the coding sequence ATGATGCTTAAAGAAATGAAAGTTGCGGGGATTACGGTCGACCCCTTTACCAACACACCTATCGTGATCCTGAAGGACCTCGATGAAAAGGATGTCCTCCCGATATGGATAGGCCTGCTTGAGGCGTCAAGTATTGCCACCGCCCTCGAGAACATCCAGACGCCGCGCCCGATGACGCACGATCTTCTCAAGAACGTGCTCGATAGCCTCGGAGCCAAGGTGGTAAAGATCGAGGTGAACGATCTCCGGGACAACACATATTTTGCGCTGATTCATATGGATGTTAACGGGAAGAGAATGGTCATCGATGCAAGACCCTCTGATGCAATTGCATTGGCGCTGCGGGTGAGTGCGTCTATTTTTGTCGAGGAGAGTGTTATCAAGAAGTCTGCAAAGATAGACCTGACAAAAAAGGAAGATAAGATAGTGGTCGACGCAAGTGACTGGGAAGATGTTCTTGAAAATCTTTCCCCTGATGATTTCGGCAAATACAAAATGTAG
- a CDS encoding histidinol phosphate phosphatase domain-containing protein, producing the protein MIDLHTHTFFSDGELVPSELARRAYLKGYDVLGISDHADSSNIDFLISAMLKLYRKARYYTNLTIVPGIELTHVPPGLIKELTRYARRMGARLVIVHGESIVEPVEEGTNRAAIEAGVDILAHPGLISEEEVMLAKKKNVHLEITAKRGHSLANGHVARLATKLGAKLIYSTDAHAPSDLLTEEMARKVVQGAGLLPQGFSKMQENARELVRKAMERK; encoded by the coding sequence ATGATCGATCTGCACACCCACACCTTCTTCAGCGACGGCGAACTCGTGCCTTCCGAGCTCGCGCGGCGAGCCTACCTGAAGGGCTACGATGTCCTCGGCATATCCGATCACGCCGATTCGTCTAACATAGACTTTCTTATTTCAGCCATGCTGAAGTTGTACAGGAAGGCTCGGTACTACACCAACCTCACCATCGTGCCGGGTATCGAGCTGACGCATGTGCCACCGGGGCTTATAAAGGAGTTGACGCGCTATGCACGGAGAATGGGCGCACGCCTGGTGATCGTTCATGGGGAGAGTATCGTCGAACCCGTCGAAGAAGGCACGAATCGTGCCGCCATAGAAGCAGGCGTGGACATACTGGCTCACCCCGGGCTCATAAGCGAGGAAGAGGTAATGCTCGCTAAGAAAAAGAATGTGCATCTGGAGATCACGGCGAAGAGAGGCCACTCGCTTGCCAATGGTCACGTGGCGCGGCTTGCCACAAAGCTGGGGGCAAAGCTCATCTATAGTACGGACGCGCATGCCCCGTCCGACCTGCTTACCGAGGAGATGGCGCGCAAGGTTGTCCAAGGCGCGGGCCTTCTGCCTCAAGGTTTTTCCAAGATGCAGGAAAACGCCCGTGAGCTTGTAAGAAAAGCCATGGAGCGGAAATGA
- the hisC gene encoding histidinol-phosphate transaminase: MKLTIDESIREIPFYPKAALYGSEEGWTRLASNENPHPPSPKVVNSLLESVFSITRYPESEYELKSLLAAKYGMEPENVVIGNGSNELIETAFKGMRHPVRKRVIVHEPSFAFYSIAARIYGYDARQIRFSNLTVDLDVVLGAMDESVRIVFLNNPNNPTGTIFEDGAFKSFLDRLPPEVLVVLDEAYAEFATSRNFPKSFGYIRDYPVLVLRTFSKAYGLAGLRIGYGVADASIASCIERTKQPFSVNMAALTAAKAVLADENYVARVLESNKQGRDFFYSLFKELGLSFLPTEANFVLVRIGPDAEGLTRRLFEKKILVRWMGAYELPEYIRVTVGTMEENMVFARALRSLLA; this comes from the coding sequence ATGAAACTCACCATAGACGAAAGTATCAGGGAGATACCTTTCTATCCTAAAGCTGCGCTGTACGGTTCCGAGGAGGGCTGGACGCGGCTTGCCTCAAACGAAAACCCTCACCCGCCGTCACCAAAGGTGGTCAACAGCCTGCTCGAATCTGTCTTCTCGATAACCCGCTATCCGGAAAGCGAGTATGAGCTCAAATCTCTGCTTGCGGCGAAATATGGCATGGAACCAGAGAATGTAGTCATAGGCAACGGCTCCAACGAGCTGATTGAGACGGCGTTCAAGGGCATGCGTCACCCGGTGCGAAAGAGGGTGATCGTGCACGAGCCGTCCTTCGCCTTTTACAGCATAGCAGCCAGGATTTATGGGTACGATGCGCGTCAGATTCGTTTTTCGAATCTTACAGTAGACCTGGACGTTGTGCTTGGTGCGATGGACGAGAGTGTCAGGATCGTCTTCCTGAACAATCCTAACAACCCAACGGGCACGATCTTCGAAGACGGGGCGTTCAAGTCGTTTCTCGACAGACTCCCGCCGGAGGTGCTGGTGGTGCTTGACGAGGCATATGCAGAATTCGCTACCAGTAGGAACTTTCCGAAATCTTTTGGTTACATCAGGGATTACCCCGTGCTTGTGCTGCGCACCTTTTCGAAAGCATACGGCCTGGCGGGCTTGAGAATCGGCTACGGCGTGGCCGACGCGTCCATCGCCTCCTGCATCGAGAGAACAAAGCAGCCTTTCAGCGTTAATATGGCTGCCCTGACCGCCGCAAAGGCTGTACTCGCCGACGAAAACTACGTGGCAAGAGTATTGGAAAGCAACAAGCAGGGAAGGGATTTCTTTTATAGTCTCTTCAAAGAACTGGGTCTTTCATTCTTGCCTACAGAGGCCAATTTCGTTCTCGTACGCATAGGCCCCGATGCTGAGGGCTTGACCAGGAGACTCTTCGAAAAGAAAATCCTTGTGCGATGGATGGGAGCATACGAACTGCCGGAATATATCCGCGTGACCGTTGGTACCATGGAAGAGAACATGGTGTTCGCAAGAGCGTTGAGGAGCCTGCTCGCGTGA
- the cmk gene encoding (d)CMP kinase, with amino-acid sequence MRRRPVITVDGPSGAGKSTVAKALASTLGYEYMDTGAMYRAVAYAYSRQKEKPDLGGFLESLRLTFVFGQPTKVFLNGEEISSELRTPEISMLASALSQDSRVREYLTAMQRELGKEGGIVLEGRDTGSVVFPDAEVKFYLDADVDVRAQRRHSELSSEDSAGTARDELGKVKQEMEKRDRDDTERKIAPLVRPEGAQYIDTTHLDIDSVVRLLKKHVEQASDTDVAR; translated from the coding sequence GTGAGGAGGCGGCCTGTCATTACGGTCGATGGACCCAGCGGCGCGGGTAAGAGCACGGTGGCAAAGGCGCTCGCTTCAACCCTTGGTTACGAGTACATGGATACGGGTGCGATGTACAGGGCGGTTGCGTACGCTTACTCACGCCAGAAAGAGAAGCCCGACCTCGGAGGATTCCTGGAGTCTCTCAGGCTTACATTTGTTTTCGGTCAGCCCACCAAAGTCTTTTTGAACGGGGAAGAAATCTCATCCGAACTGCGTACTCCTGAGATTTCAATGCTGGCATCTGCGCTTTCGCAGGACAGCCGGGTAAGGGAGTATCTCACCGCCATGCAGCGCGAACTGGGGAAGGAGGGCGGCATCGTGCTGGAAGGGCGCGACACCGGTTCTGTGGTCTTCCCGGATGCTGAGGTTAAATTCTATCTGGACGCAGATGTCGATGTGCGCGCGCAGCGACGCCATAGCGAGCTGAGCAGTGAGGATTCGGCAGGTACTGCAAGGGATGAACTGGGCAAGGTGAAGCAGGAAATGGAAAAAAGGGACAGGGACGATACCGAGCGAAAGATCGCCCCCCTCGTCCGACCTGAAGGGGCGCAATACATTGACACAACTCACCTTGATATCGACAGCGTAGTACGGCTGCTGAAAAAGCACGTGGAGCAGGCGTCGGATACAGACGTTGCGAGATAA
- the ispH gene encoding 4-hydroxy-3-methylbut-2-enyl diphosphate reductase: MIETYKTDQIGFCFGVKRAIAKALKELEKNGGKIHSLGPLVHNPQVVASLEEKGVIPIEDVRNIKNGVICYRSHGIEKKEEEEIRRKELTVIDAVCPFVKKVRTRALQLKRQGYTVVIVGDEKHPEVRSVLSYLDNDGIVMQHPHPIEATKIGVVCQTTQDLETLKRIVGGLMDRAEEIRVYNTICGSTFLRKQQAVDLAGRVEVMLVVGGRSSSNTTKLYHMVKKVQPRSYHIETEQDVKPEWFTGIKKVGITGGTSTPDSAIENVERLVKNL; encoded by the coding sequence ATGATTGAGACCTACAAGACAGACCAGATCGGCTTCTGCTTCGGCGTGAAGAGGGCTATTGCAAAAGCGCTGAAAGAACTGGAGAAGAACGGCGGAAAGATTCATTCGCTGGGACCTCTCGTCCACAACCCACAAGTGGTTGCGTCGCTCGAGGAGAAAGGAGTCATCCCCATTGAGGATGTGCGTAACATTAAAAACGGAGTAATCTGCTACAGGTCTCATGGCATAGAGAAGAAGGAAGAGGAGGAGATCCGCAGGAAAGAACTAACCGTCATCGATGCAGTCTGCCCTTTCGTAAAAAAGGTGCGGACACGGGCCCTCCAACTGAAGAGGCAGGGGTACACCGTTGTCATTGTAGGGGATGAGAAGCACCCCGAGGTCAGGAGCGTGTTGAGTTATTTGGACAATGATGGTATTGTAATGCAACATCCCCATCCCATCGAAGCCACCAAAATTGGAGTAGTCTGCCAGACCACACAGGATCTCGAGACGCTGAAAAGGATAGTCGGGGGCTTGATGGACCGGGCCGAGGAGATTAGAGTATATAACACAATCTGTGGAAGCACTTTCCTGAGAAAGCAACAGGCGGTGGATCTCGCGGGACGGGTCGAGGTGATGCTGGTGGTAGGTGGCCGCTCCAGTTCCAACACCACGAAGCTTTATCACATGGTGAAAAAAGTGCAACCCAGAAGCTATCATATAGAGACAGAACAAGACGTAAAGCCTGAGTGGTTCACCGGTATAAAGAAAGTGGGCATAACAGGGGGAACGTCAACTCCTGATTCAGCCATTGAAAACGTGGAGAGGCTTGTAAAAAATCTTTAG
- a CDS encoding 30S ribosomal protein S1, whose amino-acid sequence MVDTSENSGTQGERTDEEMKELYETSMKTLQEGNIHKGRVINIVNDSVIVDVGLKSEGKLTLSEALDKSGNLTVQVGDEVEVMVVGREEKDGLLVLSKQRVDTIRLWQNIDKSLEEGLALDGTVISEVKGGFLVDIGVNAFLPISQVDLKPVKNPASFVGRHLKFKAIKVNRKKDNVILSRRQLLEEERDRKRKEFWKNVKEGQVLYGFVKSITDYGAFVDLGGADGFLYINDITWGRINHPKEYLKLGDEIKVKVIGVDEEKRKVSVGIKQLKGDPWLKVEERYPVGSRVRGKAVGVVDYGVFVELEAGLEGLLHVSEMSWDKKLKNPGKLVSRGDVLDLLVLDIDPEKKRISLGMKQLLPDPWKELAEKYKPGTIVQGKVKNLTDFGLFIGIDDGIDGLVHVSELSWSRRRGLSSEGFKKGTPIEALVLNIDPEQRKFSLSLKRLKEDPWKGLPERYRVGDTVEGFVTSITDFGVFVEIEEGIEGLIHLSELDAAKGKHPSEVFAMDDKVRAIVIHVDEREKRIGLSVKALKKMEEKKEADEFSVKEEPRGALSTLGDYLVPAIARNNHDKET is encoded by the coding sequence ATGGTTGATACTTCTGAAAACAGCGGCACGCAGGGAGAACGAACCGATGAGGAGATGAAGGAGCTCTACGAGACCTCGATGAAGACCCTGCAGGAAGGGAATATCCATAAAGGCAGGGTGATCAATATAGTCAATGACAGCGTGATCGTGGATGTCGGCTTGAAATCAGAAGGTAAGCTTACCCTGAGCGAAGCGCTCGACAAATCAGGCAATCTCACGGTGCAGGTGGGTGACGAAGTTGAAGTCATGGTGGTCGGCCGGGAAGAGAAAGACGGTCTTCTCGTTCTGTCAAAGCAGAGGGTGGATACGATCAGGTTGTGGCAGAATATCGACAAGTCTTTGGAGGAAGGACTGGCCCTGGACGGCACGGTTATCTCGGAGGTAAAGGGTGGCTTCCTCGTAGACATCGGAGTCAATGCCTTTCTTCCCATATCCCAGGTGGATCTGAAACCCGTCAAGAACCCTGCGTCCTTTGTGGGTAGACATCTCAAATTCAAAGCGATCAAAGTGAACAGGAAAAAAGACAACGTGATCCTGTCACGCAGGCAACTCCTCGAAGAGGAGCGGGATCGTAAGAGAAAAGAGTTTTGGAAGAACGTAAAAGAGGGGCAGGTGCTCTACGGATTCGTCAAGAGCATCACTGATTACGGTGCTTTTGTTGATCTCGGCGGCGCTGACGGCTTCCTCTACATCAATGATATAACGTGGGGGAGGATCAACCACCCCAAAGAGTATCTGAAGCTTGGCGATGAAATTAAGGTCAAGGTGATCGGTGTTGACGAGGAGAAGAGAAAGGTCTCGGTGGGTATAAAGCAACTGAAGGGAGACCCGTGGCTTAAGGTAGAGGAACGATATCCCGTGGGAAGTCGGGTGCGGGGTAAGGCGGTAGGGGTTGTTGATTACGGCGTCTTTGTTGAGCTGGAGGCAGGACTGGAGGGTCTTCTCCATGTCAGCGAGATGAGTTGGGACAAGAAATTAAAGAACCCTGGCAAGCTCGTCTCGAGAGGTGATGTGTTAGACCTTCTGGTGCTGGACATCGATCCGGAGAAAAAGAGAATATCCCTTGGGATGAAACAGTTGCTCCCTGATCCCTGGAAAGAACTCGCCGAGAAGTATAAGCCCGGCACTATTGTCCAGGGGAAAGTAAAGAACCTGACAGACTTCGGCCTTTTCATCGGCATAGACGACGGTATTGATGGACTGGTTCATGTATCTGAACTCTCATGGTCGAGGAGAAGAGGACTCTCCTCTGAGGGATTTAAGAAAGGGACTCCGATAGAGGCTCTGGTCCTGAACATCGACCCTGAGCAGCGAAAGTTCTCTCTGAGCCTCAAGCGCCTCAAGGAAGACCCGTGGAAAGGGCTGCCTGAACGTTACCGCGTTGGAGATACAGTTGAGGGCTTCGTTACCAGCATCACCGATTTTGGCGTCTTTGTCGAAATTGAGGAGGGTATCGAGGGTCTTATACATCTGTCCGAGCTTGATGCCGCAAAAGGAAAACACCCGTCAGAAGTCTTTGCTATGGACGACAAGGTACGGGCTATTGTTATTCACGTGGACGAGAGAGAAAAACGTATCGGCCTTTCGGTTAAGGCCTTGAAAAAGATGGAGGAGAAGAAGGAAGCGGACGAATTCTCCGTCAAAGAGGAGCCTCGCGGCGCCCTCTCGACGCTGGGCGATTACCTGGTACCAGCGATAGCCAGAAACAACCACGACAAGGAGACATAG